The nucleotide window AAAGGAGCAAAGCTTCTTATGGCCCTACAGAGCTGTGGTGTTGCTGACTTTCCATCTATTGAGAGGAACCCAGATTATTTGTGCCACCTAAAATGCTAATTCAAGATTCAAATCGCAATTTGCAACCCGGAATTTTATGACACAGCGCTTAATCTAGTAAATCTGATTTTTAATTGTTGAAATCAAACTGCTTCAGTcttgccgtttctttagaatgacTTCATTGATATCTTTGGTCATTACCCCCTGAAACATGTTTATATCAACTTCTTATGTCTGGCGCAGACTCTAGATTGATCTGGAGACTGGAGAATATTCCTCGACCTATTCCCCTTCTGTACCAATGGAAGGGTCTGACAGTTCGGAGCAGAGTGGCAGTGACCAGCCGGAGTCACAACGTAGGAGGCAGCTGGATCGACTTGTCAGAGAAGAAGGCTTCTACCAATTTGTCAACAATCTCAGTGATGAGGACTATCGTCTCATGAGAGACAACAATCTTTTGGGCACACCAGGTAATAATAGTCACATATAGTTGTAGTTGAGGGGTCTTCTGTCAAATCAATGTAACCTCAGTTTATCTTTAGTCATGTAATTAATTTCCAGTGTATGTGTCCAATGACTGGATTTACATGGTTTCAAGTGACACATTTCGAGATTTTACTTGTTTAAAAATTGGCTTTGATAAATGTCCAAGCAAGATTTCCTGCCATCGTCATTTGTCACTCAAGGTCTGGTATTCATTATCAGTGTTGGTTGTTTGTGCCAAACATAGAGCAACTTTTTTGGAATTATAAATAAGAAGTCAGAAGTTGCCTGGTGTTTGAATGCTGTGTGTGTAgactttatattctttttagtTATACACATCATTCCAAAACACAGCATGGTATGAAAATCACATTCAATAAATTGATATTCCAGTGAGTCCAGTCATAGACCATATGTCAAAATCAGATCTGCGGGGCAATTttgtattcattattttctttgtCTCTCCACAATCTGTTAAAATATGTTTGGGTGGGAGATACAGTGCTGAGTATTAAGGTCAAGAAGTTTGGTTTTCACATtatgactaaaaataaaaacgtcaAAGCTTCGATCTCTGCTGAAGACACCAATCCGTTTGTGTCCCAGGCCAGTGGGAGTGTAAGTTTGGAGCATCCTTTAGTGGATCACCCTGCGAAGCGAGGGCATTGACTGGACAGTGGCATGCCCTGGTAAGTCAAGAGGTCTTAAGCATTGTCCTGTTGCTGTGCTTTAAGCAAACCAAACAGCTATATGGATCAGTATCATGTACGTAATGGACAGACAAATTTTCAACTCCTTTTGCGCAATTTTTTGCCATTAGAGCCTTCTCGAGATGTTGactctaaaaacaaaaagaacacaTTACAATTGGGATATCTGTCCACTATTTATTATAAGTCCTAATTTTTCTTTCAATCTTAGGGAATATGCAATAAAGTTTGTGCATTCTATTGGAGTATTTTTCCTCTGTTTTTACTGACACGTGTACACATTAGCGTCTGAGACATTTGTAAGATTGATTTAACAAAAATGATACTAAGAAAAGCAGGGGgggaaaggaaaaatattttttgataacATACTCtttgttttttccaaattttttcccctcttttattTACAGGGGAGGTAACTGAGGAAGAGCTGTTTACTAGACTACGGAATATCAAGACCGGTGCAGAGCAACAGAGTGATCCGCCCAGCACTGAAATTGCAGAAGATCCCAGGGGTATGTGTGGCCTGCTTGAAGTGCTctattttaatgttaaattgTATAAATGAGTGACAAATTCAAATGGCTCTGACACAACCTCTGTGAATTTTAGAACCATCTGAAACATCTGAGGAACCTCCCAACGGAGACAGTCTCCTGGAATGGCTAAACACTGTGAGGCGTACAGGCAACACAACCAGAACTGGCCACCGTGGAAACCAGTCATGGAGGGCCGTAAGTCAGACCAACCCGAACAGTGGGGACTTTCGCTTCAGCCTGGAAATCAGCGTCAATCGCAACTTAGCGGAGCAGCAGGCAGCGGCCGAGGGAGAGCAACAGCCCGTAGAGTCTCAAGCAGTGGAAGCAAATGCGGAAACACCTGTGCTCATGGAGACGGGGGTGGTGGAAGAACCAGTTGTTGAGGAGATGGCTGTCGTAGTAGAACCAGAGCCCGAGCCAGAGCCAGAACCTGAACGGGAAGAGGTTGTTTCAAATGAGATACATGTCGAACCACCTTTCCCACCGCCCGTTGTTCCAGTTCCACCTACACTTTCTTTGTCTCTGCGTAGGATGACTCGCAGCCGCAGTTCAGAACCATGTAGAACCAGGGCTCGTACAGCCAGGAGCCGCTCGCCTCTCCGGTTAGATCCGCCAGGAGAGCTCCCTAGTCCCCGCTTTGCTCAAACGTCTCAAGGTCCCGTGACCGATGCCAGCCCTCCACCGACGCCTCAGTTGGAGGGCAGTTCTCGGACTCGACAGCATGTCGTCTCTAGACCAAATGCTTCTGAGAGCAATATTCAGCAGCCCAGGGTTGAAATTGAACATACTCCGGAGACCCAGAGTGTAGCCTCCCCTGAAGGTGAAGCCGCAGTTGAAGGGGGTGCAGCCGGACGACGTCCCCCTACTATCATGCTGGATCTCCAGGTGCGTCGTGTGCGTCCAGGCGAATATCGCCAGAGGGACAGCATTGCTAGTCGTACCCGTTCTCGTTCGCAGAGCACAAACAACACCTTTCTCTAcgagagcgagcgcggtggATTTCGGAGGACTTTCTCCCGTTCCGAGCGCGCCGGCGTGCGGACCTACGTCAGCACAATCCGCATCCCTATCCGCAGAATCTCCGATGCGGGCTTGGGAGAGGCGACCTCAATGGCTCTCCAGTCTATGATACGACAGATCCTGACGGGCTTCGGCGACCTCGGCTACCTCGTGGATTCCGACTCCGATTCGTCCGATTCCAACCGTGGGGCTAACGCATCGGCGGATTTGACTGAAAGCTCCAATAACACAGACTCTAACACTCCTTCTGCTCCCGTTGCTGAGGAAGCATCTGTTGCCGCTGGTGTAAGAGCGAGGACAGTTGACACCGATCTAGATGAAGGACTTCCCGCTGCCCCACCAACCCATGGTAGCCGGGCTCGACCCAGACCTCCAATTAGCCTCGAGGAGCCGAGCTCATTGCCGCTCCTCCGACTGGCTCACTTCTTTCTATTGAATGATGAAGATGAGGACCAACCCCAAGGGCTGACCAAAGAACAGATTGACAACCTCGCCATGCGCAACTTTGGCGAGAATGATGCCTTGAAGACTTGTAGTGTTTGCATAACCGAGTATGCAGAAGGCAACAAGCTCCGCAAACTTCCGTGCTCTCACGAGTATCACGTGCATTGCATCGACCGCTGGCTCTCGGAAAATTCCACCTGTCCTATCTGTCGCAGGGCCGTTCTGGTGTCCACCAACCGAGAGAGCGTGGTGTAGTTGATCGCAGGCCTATTTGTCCACTCTTAAATGATGTAATAACCCAAGTTTATTAACAACTTGAAGGAGAATGGGCTTTTGTGGAAAAGTATACCTTCCATATCATTTGCAAGTTTTTCCTCGATGTAGTCACCGGTTTGATTTGAGTTTCAATGAGCTCTCACTTGCATGGCTTAGGATTGCTGTGGTATACTGGTTTTCTTGATTGACCAAGTTTGAACATTGGTTATCACGTGCAGACATTTTCCTACAAAAACGAAGGCACCACGTTTGCCTCTTTTCCAGTTGATCATTATATAAAGTCCACCTTGGCCGAATactcagattgtttttttttaattacaatcaTGGACAAAAGATAGGGTGctaccaaaaaaaaagtatgttgctTCCTACAGACTGTTATTTTGGATTGAAAATGGTTTACCACTGCAATCCTGGTCTGGACC belongs to Stigmatopora argus isolate UIUO_Sarg chromosome 9, RoL_Sarg_1.0, whole genome shotgun sequence and includes:
- the LOC144082696 gene encoding E3 ubiquitin-protein ligase RLIM-like isoform X2, with the protein product MEGSDSSEQSGSDQPESQRRRQLDRLVREEGFYQFVNNLSDEDYRLMRDNNLLGTPGEVTEEELFTRLRNIKTGAEQQSDPPSTEIAEDPREPSETSEEPPNGDSLLEWLNTVRRTGNTTRTGHRGNQSWRAVSQTNPNSGDFRFSLEISVNRNLAEQQAAAEGEQQPVESQAVEANAETPVLMETGVVEEPVVEEMAVVVEPEPEPEPEPEREEVVSNEIHVEPPFPPPVVPVPPTLSLSLRRMTRSRSSEPCRTRARTARSRSPLRLDPPGELPSPRFAQTSQGPVTDASPPPTPQLEGSSRTRQHVVSRPNASESNIQQPRVEIEHTPETQSVASPEGEAAVEGGAAGRRPPTIMLDLQSTNNTFLYESERGGFRRTFSRSERAGVRTYVSTIRIPIRRISDAGLGEATSMALQSMIRQILTGFGDLGYLVDSDSDSSDSNRGANASADLTESSNNTDSNTPSAPVAEEASVAAGVRARTVDTDLDEGLPAAPPTHGSRARPRPPISLEEPSSLPLLRLAHFFLLNDEDEDQPQGLTKEQIDNLAMRNFGENDALKTCSVCITEYAEGNKLRKLPCSHEYHVHCIDRWLSENSTCPICRRAVLVSTNRESVV
- the LOC144082696 gene encoding E3 ubiquitin-protein ligase RLIM-like isoform X1, encoding MEGSDSSEQSGSDQPESQRRRQLDRLVREEGFYQFVNNLSDEDYRLMRDNNLLGTPGEVTEEELFTRLRNIKTGAEQQSDPPSTEIAEDPREPSETSEEPPNGDSLLEWLNTVRRTGNTTRTGHRGNQSWRAVSQTNPNSGDFRFSLEISVNRNLAEQQAAAEGEQQPVESQAVEANAETPVLMETGVVEEPVVEEMAVVVEPEPEPEPEPEREEVVSNEIHVEPPFPPPVVPVPPTLSLSLRRMTRSRSSEPCRTRARTARSRSPLRLDPPGELPSPRFAQTSQGPVTDASPPPTPQLEGSSRTRQHVVSRPNASESNIQQPRVEIEHTPETQSVASPEGEAAVEGGAAGRRPPTIMLDLQVRRVRPGEYRQRDSIASRTRSRSQSTNNTFLYESERGGFRRTFSRSERAGVRTYVSTIRIPIRRISDAGLGEATSMALQSMIRQILTGFGDLGYLVDSDSDSSDSNRGANASADLTESSNNTDSNTPSAPVAEEASVAAGVRARTVDTDLDEGLPAAPPTHGSRARPRPPISLEEPSSLPLLRLAHFFLLNDEDEDQPQGLTKEQIDNLAMRNFGENDALKTCSVCITEYAEGNKLRKLPCSHEYHVHCIDRWLSENSTCPICRRAVLVSTNRESVV